The Syntrophales bacterium genome includes the window CGGACAGACACCGGGGAAGATGGTCTTTGGCCTCAAGGTGGTGCAAACGACGGAAGAAAAAATGACACCGGGGATTGCCTTCCTCAGATGGGTCGGATACATCGTCTCCGGTCTGTTCCTCTACCTGGGTTTTATCTGGATAGCCTTCGATGGGAAAAAACAGGGCTGGCATGATAAGATCGCAGGCACTATGGTCATTCAAATCCCCCCCAGCCCCCCTTTGGAAAAGGGGGGTGAGGGGGGATTTTCAGATTTAAAAATGCCTTGACAAAAGAAGGGATATTTAATAGGTATTGCGTAAGTTCAGCTATCAGCGATCAGTAAGACAGGTTTTAGCTGAAAGCTGATTGCTGGGAGCTGAACGCTTGCCATATAGTTAAGTGGGTCGGTAGCTCAGTCGGTAGAGCATCGGACTGAAAATCCGAGTGTCGGCGGTTCAATTCCGCCCTGACCCACCATTTAGGTAGATAGGCTGAAGACTGAAGACTGTTAGATCACTTCAGCCTTCAGTCTTCAGTCTTCAG containing:
- a CDS encoding RDD family protein, with the translated sequence MTENRYGGFWRRAMAFFIDMVILNFISLILFFIGILALHAGFVFRLPKVGLSEIIENFVIPYYVVTLLVNMLYFTYFHGIAGQTPGKMVFGLKVVQTTEEKMTPGIAFLRWVGYIVSGLFLYLGFIWIAFDGKKQGWHDKIAGTMVIQIPPSPPLEKGGEGGFSDLKMP